The following proteins are encoded in a genomic region of Tenacibaculum sp. 190524A05c:
- a CDS encoding lipocalin family protein, with the protein MKRVILLSFVIISFISCSSDNSSDGETQDPVQTQDPIIGTWNLEKDNGFNVDACTGQSTYVFTNDGKFTFTQYSTINNQCTLDSQNSYNGEWTNNDDGTYYIKRHGFTSGTDAPISFENNNRDMIIGRFTWAKQ; encoded by the coding sequence ATGAAACGAGTAATTTTACTTTCATTCGTTATTATTTCTTTTATTTCATGTTCATCGGATAATTCTTCAGACGGAGAAACTCAAGATCCAGTTCAAACTCAAGATCCAATCATCGGAACCTGGAATTTGGAAAAGGATAATGGTTTTAATGTGGACGCATGTACAGGACAAAGCACGTATGTTTTTACTAACGACGGAAAGTTTACATTTACGCAGTACAGTACAATTAATAATCAATGTACATTAGATTCTCAGAACTCGTATAATGGTGAGTGGACCAACAATGATGATGGAACTTACTATATTAAAAGACATGGTTTCACTTCAGGAACAGATGCACCGATTAGTTTTGAAAATAACAATCGAGATATGATTATCGGAAGATTTACTTGGGCTAAACAGTAG
- a CDS encoding CopD family protein: MDFLYIKSLHIIFVVTWFAGLFYMVRLFIYHTEAEKKEEPAKEILQTQYKLMEKRLWYIITWPSAVLASVFAFWMLIKNPYYLEMPWMHVKLAFVLALYFYHGKCHSMYKQLQKDQVKYTSLKLRIWNEVATIILFAVVFLVVLKNAINWIWGVIGIVLVSVLLMMSVRLYKKVRAKKSWDKYEKSLLEKNKENEE; the protein is encoded by the coding sequence ATGGATTTCCTTTACATCAAATCATTACATATCATATTTGTAGTTACTTGGTTTGCTGGGTTATTCTACATGGTTCGTTTATTTATTTACCATACGGAAGCTGAGAAGAAAGAAGAACCTGCAAAGGAAATACTTCAAACTCAATATAAACTGATGGAGAAAAGGCTTTGGTATATCATTACCTGGCCTTCTGCTGTTTTAGCAAGTGTTTTTGCTTTCTGGATGCTAATTAAAAATCCTTATTATCTGGAAATGCCTTGGATGCATGTAAAATTAGCTTTTGTTTTAGCACTGTACTTCTATCACGGAAAGTGTCACAGTATGTATAAACAATTACAAAAAGATCAAGTAAAATACACCTCTTTGAAACTACGTATTTGGAATGAAGTGGCAACTATTATTTTATTCGCTGTAGTCTTTTTAGTTGTTTTAAAAAATGCGATTAATTGGATTTGGGGGGTAATTGGAATTGTTTTAGTATCTGTTCTATTAATGATGAGTGTTAGACTTTATAAAAAAGTTAGAGCTAAAAAAAGCTGGGATAAATACGAAAAATCATTATTAGAAAAGAATAAAGAAAATGAGGAATAG
- a CDS encoding aminoacyl-histidine dipeptidase, which produces MSLEIRNIEPKTVWNHFADLNAVPRASKKEERVIQFMVDFGKELNLETFVDKVGNVIIRKPATAGMENRKTIVMQSHLDMVHQKNADTNFDFDTEGIKMFIEGDWVKAEGTTLGADNGLGVASIMAVLSSSDIAHPAIEALFTIDEETGMTGAMGLEGGILTGEILLNLDTEEDDEIGIGCAGGVDITASRTYESENTPENTIAFELSVTGLNGGHSGMDIHKGLGNANKIMNRLLFDGFTNYGLRISEINGGSLRNAIPRESFATVVIDQVSKEPFLFELNELINEIKAEFASLEPNLTIELNEVPSPESVMDLGVQMGLIKSVYGALNGVYRMSPDIEDLVETSNNVARVIVKDGAIKIGCLTRSSSETNKWDLANSLRSVFELAGFEVEFSGSYPGWLPNMNSDILKVLKNLYIDMNDSEPHVAACHAGLECGILGQNYPKMDMISFGPNIRGAHSPDERAQISSMQKFWKFLLEILKNIPSAN; this is translated from the coding sequence ATGAGCTTAGAAATTAGAAATATTGAACCTAAAACTGTATGGAATCACTTTGCTGATTTAAATGCTGTTCCTCGTGCTTCAAAAAAAGAAGAACGTGTTATCCAGTTTATGGTTGACTTTGGTAAAGAGTTAAATTTAGAAACTTTTGTAGATAAGGTTGGTAATGTTATCATAAGAAAGCCTGCTACAGCTGGAATGGAAAATAGAAAAACTATCGTGATGCAAAGTCATCTTGATATGGTACATCAAAAAAATGCAGATACTAATTTTGATTTCGATACCGAAGGAATTAAAATGTTTATTGAAGGAGATTGGGTAAAAGCAGAAGGAACAACTCTTGGAGCAGATAATGGATTAGGAGTTGCTTCAATTATGGCTGTTTTATCTTCATCAGATATTGCTCATCCTGCTATTGAAGCTTTATTTACAATTGACGAAGAAACTGGTATGACTGGTGCTATGGGACTTGAAGGTGGTATTTTAACTGGTGAGATTTTACTAAACCTAGACACAGAGGAAGATGATGAGATTGGAATTGGTTGTGCTGGTGGTGTTGACATCACTGCTTCTAGAACTTATGAAAGTGAAAATACTCCTGAAAATACAATCGCTTTCGAACTTTCTGTTACAGGATTAAATGGAGGTCACTCTGGAATGGATATTCATAAAGGTTTAGGAAATGCGAATAAAATCATGAATCGTTTATTATTTGATGGATTCACAAACTATGGTTTACGTATTTCAGAAATTAATGGAGGGAGTTTAAGAAATGCTATTCCAAGAGAAAGTTTTGCTACCGTTGTTATTGATCAAGTTTCGAAAGAACCGTTTTTATTTGAATTAAACGAGTTGATTAATGAAATTAAAGCAGAATTCGCTTCATTAGAACCAAATTTAACTATAGAATTAAATGAAGTTCCTTCACCAGAATCTGTAATGGATTTAGGAGTTCAAATGGGCTTAATTAAATCTGTTTACGGAGCATTAAACGGTGTTTATAGAATGAGTCCTGATATTGAAGATTTAGTTGAAACATCAAATAATGTAGCTCGAGTAATTGTAAAAGATGGAGCAATTAAAATCGGATGTCTTACTCGTTCGTCTTCAGAAACCAATAAATGGGATTTGGCTAACTCTTTACGTTCTGTATTTGAATTAGCAGGATTTGAGGTTGAATTCTCAGGTTCTTATCCAGGTTGGTTACCAAATATGAACTCAGATATTTTGAAAGTATTAAAAAATTTATATATTGACATGAACGATTCTGAACCACATGTGGCGGCTTGTCATGCAGGTTTAGAATGTGGAATATTAGGTCAGAATTACCCAAAAATGGATATGATATCATTTGGTCCTAATATTCGCGGAGCACATTCACCAGATGAAAGGGCTCAAATATCATCAATGCAAAAGTTCTGGAAATTCTTATTGGAAATCCTTAAAAACATACCTAGTGCAAACTAG
- the recR gene encoding recombination mediator RecR translates to MDFSSKLLENAVNEVSRLPGIGKRTALRLVLHLLKQPKENTKYLADAIMQLRNDVKSCKKCHNISDTILCDICSNPNRKEELVCVVEDIRDVMAIENTGQFRGLYHVLGGKISPIEGVGPQNLNIESLVDKVKSGEIKELIFALSSTMEGDTTNFYIYKQIEKYNITTSTIARGISVGDELEYADEVTLGRSIINRIPFIQSIKG, encoded by the coding sequence ATGGATTTTTCATCAAAACTTCTCGAAAATGCAGTTAATGAAGTAAGCAGATTACCTGGGATAGGAAAGAGAACTGCATTACGGTTGGTACTTCACTTATTAAAACAACCAAAGGAGAATACAAAGTATTTAGCGGATGCTATTATGCAATTAAGAAATGATGTGAAATCATGCAAAAAGTGTCATAATATTTCGGATACTATTCTTTGTGATATTTGTAGCAATCCTAATAGAAAAGAAGAATTGGTTTGTGTAGTTGAAGATATTAGAGATGTAATGGCTATTGAAAATACAGGTCAGTTTAGAGGATTGTATCATGTTTTAGGAGGAAAAATATCTCCAATTGAAGGAGTAGGACCACAAAACTTAAATATAGAATCTTTGGTAGATAAAGTAAAAAGTGGTGAAATAAAAGAATTGATTTTTGCTTTGAGTTCTACAATGGAAGGTGATACTACCAATTTCTATATTTATAAACAGATTGAAAAATATAATATTACAACTTCAACAATTGCTAGAGGAATATCAGTAGGGGATGAGTTAGAATATGCGGATGAGGTTACTTTAGGAAGAAGTATTATTAATCGTATACCATTTATACAATCAATAAAAGGATAA